A stretch of Paenibacillus mucilaginosus 3016 DNA encodes these proteins:
- a CDS encoding YitT family protein — MNATPPSNAAPAPQKQHRRLTKSKFFRRAVFMTMGSIFMAVGLEIFLVPNNIIDGGIVGISIILSHLLSLPLGLFLVLLNLPFLIIGYKQIGKTFAISTLYSVIVMSIGTTLLHPVKPLTIDPLLAAVFGGIILGIGVGLVIRSGGSLDGTEIVAILLNKKTPFSVGETVMFFNFFILGSAGFVFGWDHAMYSLIAYYIAFKLIDITIEGLDQSKSVWIISDQHKEIGDAVTFRLGRGVTYLSGEGAFTGDEKKVIFSVITRLEEAKLKSIVDELDPNAFLAIGNIHDVKGGRFKKKDIH; from the coding sequence ATGAATGCAACACCACCGTCGAACGCCGCACCCGCTCCGCAAAAGCAGCACCGGAGGCTGACCAAAAGCAAATTTTTCCGCCGCGCGGTCTTCATGACTATGGGCTCCATTTTTATGGCGGTCGGACTTGAAATTTTCCTCGTACCGAACAATATCATCGACGGAGGGATTGTCGGGATCTCGATCATCCTCTCCCACCTATTGAGCCTGCCGCTCGGCCTGTTCCTTGTCCTGCTGAACCTGCCCTTCCTGATCATCGGCTACAAACAGATCGGCAAGACGTTCGCGATCTCGACCTTGTATTCGGTCATCGTGATGTCGATCGGCACTACGCTGCTGCATCCCGTGAAACCGCTGACGATCGACCCGCTGCTTGCGGCCGTCTTCGGCGGGATCATTCTCGGCATCGGCGTCGGTCTGGTCATCCGTTCGGGCGGATCGCTGGACGGGACGGAGATCGTGGCGATTCTGCTCAACAAGAAAACCCCGTTCTCCGTCGGCGAAACCGTGATGTTCTTCAACTTCTTCATCCTGGGCAGCGCCGGGTTCGTCTTCGGCTGGGATCACGCCATGTACTCGCTCATCGCTTATTACATCGCCTTCAAATTGATCGACATCACGATCGAAGGGCTCGACCAGTCCAAATCCGTCTGGATCATCAGCGACCAGCACAAGGAGATCGGCGATGCGGTCACCTTCCGCCTTGGACGGGGTGTCACCTACCTGAGCGGCGAGGGAGCCTTCACGGGCGACGAGAAGAAAGTCATCTTCAGCGTCATTACCCGTCTGGAGGAAGCGAAGCTGAAGTCCATTGTAGACGAGCTTGACCCGAACGCGTTCCTGGCGATCGGCAACATTCACGATGTCAAGGGCGGACGCTTCAAGAAAAAAGACATTCACTAA
- a CDS encoding alpha/beta hydrolase, which produces MIVVIILILLLLLGLAAASQYFYTMAIARRPKTFLAGNPDLKDTPASDPVWLDAQPLQAWELLSGDGLRLRGYYLPALRDTSRIVLLAHGYSGSGKMHMNALAKLYHEQLGYHVLLPDARGHGDSEGAYIGFGWPDRRDVLLWIGELIRRFGGEAQIVLHGVSMGGATVLMTSGEPLPPQVKAVVSDCAYTSVKDVLSYQLRRMYKLPSFPFIGMTSLVTRLRSGYSFGEASALEAVRRAEKPILFIHGSADTFVPTSMVHRLMEACRGYKELFLVPGAGHGMAYTAAPEEYAWRVRQFTERFVRETAPQPVAQP; this is translated from the coding sequence ATGATTGTCGTCATCATTCTCATCCTTCTGCTGCTGCTCGGCCTCGCCGCCGCCAGCCAGTACTTCTACACCATGGCCATCGCCCGGCGGCCGAAGACGTTCCTCGCAGGGAACCCGGACCTCAAAGATACCCCGGCATCCGACCCGGTCTGGCTCGACGCCCAGCCGCTGCAAGCGTGGGAGCTTCTCTCCGGCGACGGTCTGCGCCTGCGCGGGTACTATCTGCCGGCCCTGCGGGATACCTCGCGGATCGTGCTGCTCGCCCACGGCTACAGCGGAAGCGGCAAGATGCACATGAACGCGCTCGCGAAGCTGTATCATGAGCAGCTCGGCTACCATGTGCTCCTGCCGGACGCGCGCGGCCACGGGGACAGCGAGGGCGCGTACATCGGCTTCGGCTGGCCCGACCGGCGGGACGTGCTGCTGTGGATCGGCGAGCTCATCCGCCGCTTCGGCGGCGAGGCGCAGATCGTGCTCCACGGCGTCTCGATGGGCGGGGCCACCGTCCTGATGACGTCCGGCGAGCCCCTGCCCCCGCAGGTCAAGGCCGTCGTCTCGGACTGTGCCTATACCTCGGTGAAGGACGTACTCTCGTATCAGCTGAGGCGCATGTACAAGCTGCCCTCCTTCCCCTTCATCGGCATGACGTCCCTTGTCACCCGGCTGCGCTCGGGCTACTCCTTCGGCGAAGCCTCGGCGCTGGAGGCGGTGCGCCGGGCCGAGAAGCCGATCCTGTTCATCCACGGCAGCGCGGACACCTTCGTGCCCACATCCATGGTGCACCGGCTGATGGAAGCCTGCCGCGGATACAAGGAGCTCTTCCTCGTGCCGGGCGCCGGTCACGGGATGGCTTATACCGCCGCTCCCGAAGAATATGCCTGGCGGGTCCGCCAGTTCACGGAGCGGTTCGTGCGGGAGACCGCACCCCAGCCGGTCGCGCAGCCCTAA